One Caballeronia sp. NK8 DNA window includes the following coding sequences:
- a CDS encoding VWA-like domain-containing protein — MDRNDVVLGNSAVHPRIARQRTELVLSQPFFGALALRLNVREDPSTKTFWVDGETLGYNPTYMETLSDLEVRGVVAHEVLHVANGHCWRQGARDPDRWNDACDYAINPIVLSSGMVLPKGALVDPRYTGKSAEEIYGLLTQEAKEKQQRPSQQHQQQPQNQQQPQRPQPSPQDPQQPNGKQAPKPGGQNGTAPGQAPADQQAKPGSFGEVRPYKGPDKPVKEAEWKVAVTQAAKAAAMRGKLPGDLQAMAGEAVRPVVDWRSVLHRFAQQSSPSDYSFATPNRRYLHLGFYLPSLHTPAIGDAVFVRDSSGSVFDETQAQFDAEILAVFHSLKPARLVVMDCDTRVTQVQIFERGDSPEIKPVRGGGGTAFVDPFNRVADDGMNPAFLVYLTDMVGRFPTVAPHYPVLWASTTPLTRARKAPFGETMEVIC, encoded by the coding sequence ATGGACCGCAATGATGTGGTGTTGGGCAATAGCGCGGTCCATCCGCGCATTGCCCGGCAGCGGACCGAGCTCGTTCTTTCGCAACCGTTCTTCGGGGCGCTCGCGCTCCGATTGAACGTCCGAGAGGATCCGTCGACCAAGACGTTTTGGGTCGACGGCGAGACGTTGGGCTACAACCCAACGTATATGGAAACGCTCAGCGACCTCGAAGTACGGGGTGTCGTCGCCCACGAGGTGCTGCACGTGGCCAATGGCCACTGCTGGCGCCAGGGGGCGCGCGATCCCGACCGATGGAACGATGCCTGCGACTACGCGATCAACCCGATCGTGCTGTCGTCGGGGATGGTTCTGCCGAAAGGGGCGCTCGTCGATCCGCGCTATACGGGCAAGTCGGCGGAGGAGATCTACGGTTTGCTGACGCAGGAGGCGAAGGAAAAGCAGCAACGGCCTTCGCAGCAGCATCAACAGCAGCCGCAGAACCAGCAGCAGCCGCAGCGGCCGCAGCCGAGTCCGCAAGATCCGCAGCAGCCGAACGGCAAGCAGGCTCCGAAGCCCGGTGGCCAGAACGGCACCGCGCCGGGGCAGGCGCCCGCCGATCAGCAAGCGAAACCCGGCTCATTCGGTGAAGTGCGGCCCTACAAAGGGCCGGACAAGCCGGTAAAGGAGGCGGAGTGGAAGGTTGCCGTCACGCAAGCCGCGAAAGCGGCCGCGATGCGCGGCAAGCTCCCCGGTGATCTGCAGGCGATGGCGGGCGAAGCGGTGCGGCCCGTCGTGGACTGGCGATCTGTGCTGCATCGCTTCGCGCAGCAGTCGTCGCCGTCGGACTACAGCTTCGCGACGCCGAATCGGCGGTATCTGCATCTCGGCTTCTATTTGCCGTCGTTGCATACACCGGCGATCGGCGATGCGGTCTTCGTGCGTGACTCCAGCGGTTCGGTGTTCGACGAGACGCAGGCGCAGTTCGACGCGGAGATCCTCGCGGTTTTCCACTCGTTGAAGCCCGCGCGCCTGGTCGTGATGGATTGCGACACGCGCGTCACGCAGGTGCAGATCTTCGAGCGAGGCGACTCGCCGGAGATCAAGCCTGTGCGTGGTGGCGGCGGAACGGCGTTCGTCGACCCGTTCAACCGGGTCGCGGACGACGGCATGAACCCCGCCTTTCTGGTCTATCTGACAGATATGGTGGGGCGCTTTCCGACCGTCGCGCCGCACTACCCGGTGCTGTGGGCATCGACGACCCCTCTGACGCGCGCTCGCAAGGCGCCGTTTGGCGAGACGATGGAGGTGATTTGTTAG
- a CDS encoding glycine zipper 2TM domain-containing protein, translating to MFKFLCSVLLLSVLTGCATADFGSPDTYQRYDVQRIGQFEQATILRVRPITIESNSGSSGIASIVSAAAGAFLGSQVIGNGSGRYIAGALSGSVSGLVAQRVSAAMSRHSGVEVFLRRANGQTVVVTQVDDQQFAVGQQVFLVSNGSGYRITH from the coding sequence ATGTTCAAGTTTCTCTGCTCCGTGTTGCTTCTTTCGGTTCTGACTGGCTGCGCCACGGCGGACTTCGGCTCGCCGGATACCTACCAACGCTACGACGTTCAACGCATCGGCCAGTTCGAGCAGGCAACCATCCTGCGCGTGCGTCCGATCACCATCGAAAGCAATTCTGGCTCGTCGGGCATTGCATCGATCGTCAGCGCAGCAGCAGGTGCCTTCCTGGGCTCGCAAGTCATCGGCAACGGTAGCGGCCGCTATATTGCCGGCGCGCTTTCCGGCTCCGTCTCCGGCTTGGTGGCTCAGCGCGTAAGCGCCGCTATGTCTCGCCACAGCGGTGTCGAAGTCTTCCTTCGTCGCGCCAACGGTCAGACCGTGGTCGTTACACAGGTCGACGATCAGCAGTTCGCTGTTGGTCAGCAGGTGTTTCTCGTCTCGAATGGGTCCGGCTACCGGATCACTCACTAA
- a CDS encoding PRTRC system protein E, whose amino-acid sequence MFVAIEPLLRHCTKLTLSLQMKGDEMVVCVMPQGTAKDAAMLQPLALTAMAAELDAGFVDALAAYTGAHASLAEQVAATTAILEAAKTTQVSKATKTLAKVGSKPALPAPGRSSTDADNDDDDASDDAEGQSTAPNASSAAEASAEPANTGTNLASLFD is encoded by the coding sequence ATGTTCGTCGCTATTGAACCGCTTCTGCGTCACTGCACGAAGCTCACGTTGTCCTTGCAGATGAAGGGCGACGAGATGGTTGTCTGTGTCATGCCGCAAGGCACGGCAAAAGACGCCGCCATGCTTCAGCCGCTCGCGCTCACCGCGATGGCGGCTGAACTCGACGCGGGCTTCGTCGACGCGCTCGCGGCCTATACGGGCGCGCACGCGTCGCTTGCGGAGCAGGTTGCTGCGACCACCGCCATTCTCGAAGCCGCCAAGACGACGCAAGTCTCCAAAGCGACCAAGACGCTGGCTAAGGTCGGCAGCAAGCCGGCATTGCCGGCGCCCGGCAGATCGAGCACCGATGCGGACAACGATGATGACGACGCAAGTGACGACGCTGAAGGGCAGAGCACGGCCCCGAACGCATCGTCCGCAGCGGAAGCATCGGCGGAACCGGCTAACACCGGGACCAACCTCGCATCGCTTTTCGACTAA
- a CDS encoding PRTRC system protein F: MFFDPRPSGAEVAVSGEPWQPRRAPAAGRRTPNDFLSLPAIGSDVKTRAVMRWQAEKDVAGLISAQFNSGVLRPRDVPEFKGAGDALAHGFFAWAKRHTPRLDCLGFDFVLCDVQAVQDVVQYQEDSSEFNPTSPVYLGIEITEESIFEIGRRAAELRNVHPRLVSTAMVLINRAAGRTMWIRTPDEFLGEFASWFWDGDSNATDEEAREMLTDRFGDDEAEIEHYLPSVVRPQLCPDDMDVYRWNAKSRRYLPQRALGVAALRRLQRFTSGRTRRICAELEKLSLMLQRAGNRDLFGCEYRPRCAYAAATLTVQNDGRVGEVLDSHYEYLASAGDGTTYLGFTPIASTPDAIRKQYANWSQGLSILGQLDRVIAGLAA; the protein is encoded by the coding sequence ATGTTCTTCGATCCTCGCCCGTCTGGTGCAGAAGTCGCTGTCTCGGGAGAGCCTTGGCAACCGCGACGCGCTCCCGCTGCCGGACGTCGAACTCCCAATGATTTTTTAAGCCTGCCGGCCATCGGCTCGGACGTGAAAACGCGCGCAGTGATGCGTTGGCAAGCCGAAAAGGATGTCGCCGGTCTCATCTCCGCCCAGTTCAACTCGGGCGTGTTGCGACCGCGCGATGTACCGGAGTTCAAAGGCGCTGGTGATGCGCTGGCTCACGGCTTTTTCGCGTGGGCGAAGCGTCATACGCCGCGTCTAGACTGCCTCGGCTTCGACTTCGTGCTGTGCGACGTGCAGGCGGTGCAAGACGTTGTCCAGTATCAGGAGGACAGCAGCGAGTTCAATCCGACCTCGCCCGTTTATCTCGGCATCGAGATAACGGAGGAGAGCATCTTCGAGATCGGCAGACGTGCCGCCGAGCTTCGCAATGTTCATCCGCGGTTGGTGTCGACAGCGATGGTGCTGATCAATCGTGCAGCCGGACGCACGATGTGGATTCGGACGCCGGACGAGTTCCTTGGGGAATTCGCTTCCTGGTTCTGGGATGGCGACTCGAACGCAACCGATGAGGAAGCGCGCGAGATGCTGACGGACCGGTTCGGCGACGACGAAGCGGAGATCGAGCATTACCTCCCTTCCGTTGTACGTCCGCAGCTTTGTCCGGACGACATGGACGTCTACCGCTGGAACGCAAAGAGCCGACGCTATCTGCCTCAACGGGCGCTTGGCGTCGCGGCCCTTAGGCGGCTTCAGCGCTTTACCTCCGGGCGCACGCGTCGCATCTGCGCGGAGCTTGAAAAGCTCTCGCTGATGCTGCAGCGGGCGGGCAATCGCGACCTCTTCGGTTGCGAGTATCGGCCCCGCTGCGCATATGCAGCCGCCACGCTCACCGTGCAAAACGACGGGCGTGTGGGTGAAGTACTCGATTCGCACTACGAGTACCTCGCCAGCGCCGGCGACGGCACGACTTACCTCGGCTTCACGCCGATTGCCTCTACGCCTGACGCCATTCGCAAGCAGTACGCGAACTGGTCGCAGGGCCTATCCATTCTTGGCCAACTGGACCGCGTCATCGCGGGTCTCGCGGCATAA
- a CDS encoding phosphoadenosine phosphosulfate reductase family protein, whose translation MLQTIDLSSLRTRSNAYAPAPARNVALTPEVSALLATDAVVAIGVSGGKDSVACALAVARHLDAIGHTGPRILVHSDLGRVEWKDSGPACERLAAHLGWELLTVRRQAGDMLARWEKRWSNNVERYRDLSCVRLILPWSTPALRFCTSDLKRGPINSALNRRFPTHNIVNVTGVRRQESTARSKMPVSAPLDPLSTKGRTSATWNAIIEWTVDEVFTEIAAAGLALHEAYTVYGASRVSCAYCIMSSLDDLRAAASCADNHDVYREMVRLEAESTFAFQGQRWLADVAPHLLSPELATAVASAKAAAIQRQAIEAEIPAHLLFTSGWPTVRPTLDEATMLASVRSRVAALVGIDVLCTDAQSVLARYDELLAKNSSSTSALPVQPHQASFMF comes from the coding sequence ATGCTCCAGACCATCGACCTGTCCTCGCTTCGCACCCGTTCAAACGCCTACGCTCCAGCGCCTGCACGCAACGTCGCACTCACGCCCGAGGTGTCGGCGCTCCTCGCAACCGATGCTGTCGTCGCTATCGGAGTGAGCGGCGGCAAGGACAGCGTCGCCTGTGCGCTCGCCGTCGCCCGGCATCTCGACGCCATCGGCCACACCGGTCCGCGCATCCTAGTCCATTCCGACCTCGGCCGGGTCGAGTGGAAGGACAGCGGCCCGGCATGTGAGCGGCTTGCCGCCCACCTCGGCTGGGAACTGCTGACCGTCCGTCGGCAAGCAGGCGACATGCTGGCTAGATGGGAGAAGCGATGGTCAAACAACGTAGAGCGATACCGCGATCTCTCGTGCGTGCGGCTGATCCTACCTTGGAGCACGCCCGCTCTCAGGTTTTGCACGTCAGACCTGAAGCGTGGGCCCATAAATAGCGCGTTGAACAGGCGCTTTCCGACGCACAACATCGTGAATGTGACCGGCGTGCGCCGGCAGGAAAGTACCGCTCGCAGCAAGATGCCGGTATCGGCACCGCTCGATCCGCTATCGACCAAGGGGCGGACGAGCGCGACATGGAACGCGATCATCGAATGGACCGTTGACGAGGTCTTCACTGAGATTGCTGCGGCCGGACTGGCGCTGCACGAGGCGTACACGGTGTACGGTGCGTCGCGCGTCTCGTGCGCCTACTGCATCATGAGTTCGTTGGACGACCTGCGCGCAGCGGCAAGCTGCGCTGACAACCACGACGTGTACCGCGAGATGGTGCGGCTCGAGGCGGAATCGACCTTCGCCTTCCAGGGGCAGCGATGGCTAGCCGACGTCGCCCCTCACCTGCTGTCGCCGGAACTGGCGACCGCTGTCGCCAGCGCGAAGGCTGCGGCCATTCAGCGCCAAGCGATCGAGGCGGAAATCCCTGCCCATCTGCTGTTCACATCTGGCTGGCCGACCGTGCGTCCGACGCTCGACGAAGCCACGATGCTTGCGAGCGTGCGTTCGCGCGTAGCGGCGTTGGTCGGCATCGACGTACTATGCACCGACGCCCAGTCCGTGCTCGCGCGGTACGATGAACTGCTGGCAAAAAATTCCAGTTCGACATCCGCCCTACCCGTTCAGCCGCATCAGGCTTCCTTCATGTTCTAG
- a CDS encoding PRTRC system protein A, translating to MNAGALNAGDAALQRSFPTVMVPRREPVAPMQAAGERLLIGENGVFIEIDLPWLSVVRRVAHYMVPTAIPYGRVVESTVLRCGTVPPELIGDFVAMARAAHPLETGAWIVWNVETKQFRLAPVRVLSQGTGSLKYERPELFAGELRVIDCHSHGTHPAFFSSTDDEDDRQETKFAFVVGNCASSVPSMAMRLCAKGIFEDVERVPSSWFAAAKLTEAA from the coding sequence ATGAATGCTGGTGCTTTGAATGCCGGTGACGCGGCCCTTCAACGCTCGTTTCCGACTGTCATGGTTCCGCGGCGCGAGCCGGTGGCACCGATGCAGGCGGCGGGAGAGCGGTTGCTTATCGGCGAGAACGGTGTCTTTATTGAAATCGACCTGCCGTGGCTGTCGGTCGTGCGCCGCGTTGCGCACTATATGGTTCCGACTGCGATCCCCTACGGGCGAGTGGTCGAATCGACGGTGCTGCGCTGTGGCACGGTGCCGCCGGAACTGATCGGCGACTTCGTCGCTATGGCACGTGCCGCGCATCCGCTGGAAACGGGTGCGTGGATCGTCTGGAACGTCGAAACCAAGCAGTTTCGTCTCGCACCCGTGAGGGTGCTTTCGCAGGGCACTGGCTCGCTGAAGTACGAGCGGCCGGAGCTTTTCGCGGGCGAACTGCGCGTCATCGACTGCCATTCGCATGGTACTCATCCGGCCTTCTTCTCGTCGACAGATGACGAAGATGACCGGCAGGAGACGAAGTTCGCGTTCGTCGTTGGGAACTGCGCATCATCGGTTCCCAGCATGGCAATGCGGCTGTGCGCGAAGGGCATCTTCGAAGACGTCGAGCGTGTGCCGAGCAGTTGGTTCGCGGCGGCTAAGTTGACGGAGGCGGCATGA
- a CDS encoding ATP-binding protein — translation MKVTPAQLTELLSLYVPKRLPVLITGRPGIGKSDIVEQTAHATDHELLISHPVVEDPTDSKGLPFPSPDGTTAKFLPFGDLERAMTARRPLIWFLDDLGQASPAVQAAKMQLLLARRVGEHVLPPQVTFLAATNRRTDNAGVSGILDPVISRFATVVELEPTIDDWTQWAVRENIPPALIAFLRFRPDLLSVQKTSRDIENAPSPRSWGVVAKTMDVVPKHLEHISYAGSVGEGAATELVGFLQIFRELPNPDAILLAPDTAMTPTMPAALYAIAAALAARANENNFDRVVRYTERLIGEGHREFAALLVRDAVQRSPQIQNSYAFIGAQGGEIGKIIRGE, via the coding sequence ATGAAAGTCACGCCCGCTCAACTCACCGAACTCCTCTCGCTGTACGTGCCGAAGCGTCTGCCGGTGCTCATCACTGGCCGCCCTGGCATCGGCAAGAGCGACATCGTTGAACAGACCGCGCACGCCACTGATCACGAACTGCTAATCAGCCACCCGGTCGTAGAGGATCCGACCGACTCGAAAGGGTTGCCGTTTCCTTCGCCCGATGGCACGACCGCGAAATTCCTGCCCTTCGGGGATCTGGAACGCGCTATGACGGCCAGACGCCCGCTAATCTGGTTTCTGGACGATCTGGGGCAGGCCTCGCCCGCCGTGCAAGCCGCGAAGATGCAGCTGCTGCTCGCGCGGCGCGTCGGTGAGCACGTCCTGCCACCGCAGGTCACGTTCCTCGCGGCCACCAACCGCCGCACCGACAACGCCGGTGTCTCCGGGATTCTCGATCCGGTGATCTCGCGTTTCGCGACGGTGGTCGAGCTCGAACCGACCATCGACGACTGGACGCAGTGGGCCGTGCGCGAAAACATTCCGCCCGCGCTCATCGCGTTCCTGCGCTTCCGGCCGGACTTGCTGTCCGTGCAGAAGACGTCGCGCGATATCGAAAACGCACCGAGCCCGCGTAGCTGGGGGGTCGTGGCGAAAACCATGGATGTAGTCCCCAAGCACCTGGAGCACATCTCCTACGCCGGTTCGGTGGGAGAGGGTGCCGCAACCGAGCTTGTTGGCTTCCTCCAGATCTTCCGCGAACTGCCGAATCCGGACGCGATTCTTCTCGCGCCTGACACGGCGATGACTCCGACGATGCCGGCGGCGTTGTACGCGATCGCGGCCGCGCTTGCGGCACGAGCGAACGAAAACAACTTCGATCGCGTCGTGCGCTACACCGAGCGTCTGATTGGTGAAGGGCACCGCGAGTTCGCGGCGCTGCTGGTACGAGACGCTGTCCAGCGCTCGCCGCAGATCCAGAACTCGTATGCCTTCATTGGCGCGCAAGGCGGGGAGATCGGCAAGATCATCCGCGGCGAGTAA
- a CDS encoding PRTRC system ThiF family protein, with protein sequence MTSAIRHLLPSRMLERSWNVVVVGAGGTGSAVLPSLARLHHAMLELGHPGGIECTVFDDDTVSPTNVGRQGFYPNDVGEYKASLIVNRLNALMGTNWRADTRRFGAAEPLYNVDLVIGCVDTRAARCAIVSAAQNSGAYYLDCGNDTDRGQVVIGQVCSKSYAKRNPERLPHVGELFPELIDAKLDAKDETPSCSMAEALRKQSLVINQAIAVQAFNMLWTMFRTGAIPFSGVFVNLATGRTNPIPLDPAAWARFGYEVPKPPVKKATKSRKAKLAA encoded by the coding sequence ATGACAAGCGCAATTCGTCATTTGCTTCCTTCGCGGATGCTCGAGCGAAGCTGGAACGTGGTCGTGGTCGGCGCGGGCGGTACCGGCAGTGCGGTGCTTCCGAGCCTCGCGCGGCTGCACCACGCCATGCTGGAACTCGGCCACCCCGGCGGCATCGAGTGCACCGTGTTCGACGACGATACGGTCAGCCCGACGAACGTTGGCCGTCAGGGCTTTTATCCCAACGACGTGGGTGAGTACAAAGCCTCGCTCATCGTCAATCGGCTCAATGCGCTGATGGGCACGAACTGGCGGGCGGATACCCGCCGCTTCGGTGCAGCGGAGCCGCTTTACAACGTCGATCTCGTGATCGGCTGCGTCGATACGCGTGCCGCTCGGTGCGCGATCGTCAGCGCAGCGCAGAACAGCGGGGCCTATTACCTCGACTGCGGCAACGACACCGATCGCGGCCAAGTCGTCATAGGTCAGGTCTGCAGCAAGAGCTACGCGAAGAGAAATCCGGAGCGCCTGCCGCATGTCGGCGAGCTGTTTCCGGAGTTGATCGACGCAAAGCTCGATGCGAAAGACGAAACGCCGTCGTGTTCGATGGCCGAGGCGCTGCGCAAGCAGTCCTTGGTCATCAACCAGGCGATCGCAGTCCAGGCGTTCAACATGCTCTGGACCATGTTTCGTACCGGCGCAATTCCGTTCTCGGGCGTGTTCGTGAACCTCGCAACGGGGCGCACGAATCCGATTCCGTTGGACCCGGCCGCCTGGGCGCGCTTCGGATATGAAGTGCCGAAGCCGCCTGTCAAAAAAGCGACAAAGAGCCGAAAGGCGAAGCTCGCTGCTTAA
- a CDS encoding PRTRC system protein B yields the protein MKGLDIGSDRVDELAAISAILLYGRQDRSAVYGTVHPVTQGKSGRATIGAGRPIDRMALVDCLRELAQNAAPKAEFLPETVLAVSQDAVMWWCRPAMRRVFFDCQEIGRRSAVVPHPGLVFRAASSGFSVFALQEDSRPTPASKLHEPPYFNTWDWGRICIGSAHVPKRIDVESIAGWESGFFESAFTHPNHGNTRVSHPKGEFAFWKEMLDGKYGEQFPKEALVSMDITLADLIASKKGDLK from the coding sequence ATGAAAGGGCTTGATATTGGCTCCGACCGCGTCGACGAACTCGCGGCGATCAGCGCCATCTTGCTGTACGGCCGTCAGGACCGCAGCGCAGTCTACGGCACCGTTCATCCGGTGACGCAGGGCAAGAGCGGCCGGGCGACGATCGGTGCCGGAAGGCCGATCGACCGCATGGCGCTTGTTGATTGCCTGCGTGAGCTGGCTCAGAACGCGGCACCGAAGGCGGAATTTCTGCCTGAGACGGTGCTCGCGGTGTCGCAAGACGCGGTGATGTGGTGGTGCAGACCGGCGATGCGAAGAGTTTTCTTCGATTGTCAGGAGATCGGGCGGCGCAGTGCGGTCGTCCCGCATCCGGGGTTGGTGTTCCGTGCAGCTTCGAGCGGGTTCTCCGTGTTCGCGCTGCAGGAAGACAGCCGGCCAACGCCTGCATCGAAGCTGCATGAACCGCCTTACTTTAACACCTGGGACTGGGGGCGGATCTGCATCGGCTCGGCCCATGTGCCCAAGCGCATCGACGTCGAATCGATAGCCGGATGGGAAAGCGGATTCTTTGAATCCGCGTTCACCCACCCCAATCACGGCAACACGCGTGTTTCGCATCCTAAAGGGGAGTTCGCGTTCTGGAAGGAGATGCTCGACGGCAAGTACGGCGAGCAGTTCCCGAAAGAGGCGCTCGTCTCCATGGACATTACTCTCGCTGACCTGATCGCCAGCAAGAAAGGAGATTTGAAATGA
- a CDS encoding PRTRC system protein C codes for MAIQVAKLTREFVYNGVTFPDPGPTFSPDDVRDLYSAQYPELTTAAIDGPTTEGDVMRFTFVRAAGAKGAVESVAIYA; via the coding sequence ATGGCTATCCAAGTTGCGAAGCTCACGCGCGAGTTTGTCTACAACGGCGTGACCTTCCCTGATCCGGGGCCGACCTTCTCGCCCGACGATGTTCGCGATCTCTACTCCGCGCAGTACCCGGAGCTGACGACCGCGGCGATCGACGGGCCGACGACGGAAGGCGATGTGATGCGCTTCACGTTCGTGCGTGCCGCAGGTGCGAAGGGTGCAGTTGAATCTGTCGCCATCTATGCGTAA
- a CDS encoding PRTRC system ParB family protein, with protein sequence MQQQPTLALKHIQVSINPRKYFDAAEMEELTASVREKGVIQPVIVRTLADGGFSLVAGGRRYKAALAAHGEDYEIPVVVRNIDEVEAKQLAIIENIQRADMSPAEEAIAAAEQVGLCKGDRDEVARIFGWSRATLDKRLALMNCSTSVLDALSTRQILLGHAELLAALPKETQDKLLPVIIKEGKAVAEVKKTIEQVACSLAAAIFDKADCAGCPHNSSTQGEMFGESIGTGNCTNRTCYNEKTEKMLEATATGLRDEYPVVRIVRAGDNHTRVQLAVDGPKGVGEEQAKACHACQNYGAAVSGLPDSIGKVYRGQCFDTVCNMKKVAVQLQAVKAATQPKPEAAKAGAKASPAASKGAAGSSAASTTSNPPATAVAESDRIKAYRVALWRKALRREVGADPALAQRYLVAIALSDQMRCVDQKTLSGIWEKLTEEQVASGDVSKAAASTAAADDAKLAHAVTGVTVAAIQGLDVQHLTRLCKHHHLDLAKHWKLCKEFLELITKSEMMVVADELGIRAALGDNFKKVFGKSKSEVIDALLAVDGFDYTGKIPKVLKF encoded by the coding sequence ATGCAGCAACAACCTACTCTCGCTCTCAAGCACATTCAGGTCAGCATCAATCCCCGCAAGTATTTCGATGCGGCGGAGATGGAAGAACTGACCGCGTCTGTGCGCGAAAAGGGCGTCATTCAGCCTGTCATCGTGCGCACGCTCGCTGACGGCGGCTTCAGCCTCGTCGCTGGTGGCCGCAGATACAAGGCGGCGCTCGCGGCGCACGGCGAAGACTATGAAATTCCGGTCGTCGTTCGAAACATCGATGAGGTCGAAGCGAAGCAACTGGCCATCATCGAAAACATCCAGCGAGCCGACATGTCGCCCGCCGAAGAAGCCATTGCGGCAGCCGAGCAAGTCGGGCTGTGCAAGGGCGATCGCGACGAAGTCGCGCGTATTTTCGGCTGGTCGCGTGCAACGCTGGATAAGCGTCTTGCGCTGATGAACTGTAGCACTTCCGTGCTTGATGCGCTCAGCACGCGACAGATCCTTCTCGGTCACGCCGAGCTGCTCGCTGCGCTCCCCAAGGAGACGCAGGACAAGCTGCTGCCGGTGATCATCAAGGAGGGTAAGGCGGTGGCGGAGGTCAAGAAAACCATCGAACAGGTCGCCTGTTCGTTGGCTGCTGCGATCTTCGACAAGGCTGACTGTGCCGGATGCCCGCATAACTCGTCCACGCAGGGCGAGATGTTCGGCGAATCCATCGGTACGGGGAACTGCACCAACCGAACCTGCTACAACGAGAAGACCGAAAAGATGCTCGAAGCGACGGCCACTGGTCTGCGCGACGAATATCCGGTCGTGCGCATCGTGCGTGCTGGCGACAACCACACGCGCGTGCAACTCGCTGTCGACGGCCCGAAAGGCGTCGGCGAAGAGCAGGCGAAGGCGTGTCACGCGTGCCAGAACTACGGCGCGGCGGTGAGCGGCCTGCCTGACTCGATCGGCAAGGTCTATCGCGGCCAGTGTTTCGACACCGTCTGCAACATGAAGAAGGTGGCGGTGCAACTGCAAGCGGTGAAAGCTGCGACGCAGCCGAAGCCCGAGGCAGCCAAGGCGGGCGCGAAAGCGTCGCCCGCCGCATCGAAGGGCGCGGCCGGTTCGTCCGCGGCATCGACGACGAGCAATCCGCCGGCGACGGCTGTGGCTGAGTCGGACCGGATCAAAGCGTATCGCGTGGCGTTGTGGCGTAAAGCTCTGCGCCGCGAGGTGGGCGCGGATCCCGCACTCGCGCAGCGATACCTCGTTGCGATCGCTCTGTCCGATCAGATGCGCTGCGTCGATCAAAAGACGCTCTCGGGCATCTGGGAAAAGCTCACCGAGGAGCAGGTCGCGTCCGGTGACGTGTCGAAAGCTGCAGCCTCGACGGCGGCCGCAGACGACGCGAAGCTCGCGCATGCCGTCACCGGTGTGACGGTTGCCGCGATCCAGGGCCTCGATGTTCAGCACCTCACGCGTCTGTGCAAGCACCATCACCTCGACCTCGCGAAGCACTGGAAGCTCTGCAAGGAGTTTTTGGAACTGATCACGAAGTCGGAAATGATGGTGGTTGCTGACGAGCTGGGCATTCGTGCCGCGCTCGGCGACAACTTCAAGAAGGTCTTCGGCAAGTCCAAGTCCGAGGTCATCGACGCGCTTCTGGCCGTCGACGGCTTCGACTACACGGGCAAGATCCCGAAGGTGCTCAAGTTCTAA
- a CDS encoding PleD family two-component system response regulator produces the protein MPAAPSIPPLWTTRVFSSVNPPVCVLIIDDDHDLADALLAVLEAEGFEARTADCPACLRLIGIWIPDIVVVDIEMPIRNGFEVARAIRQVAHMRLVPIIAHTSLAEEDVVREGLAAGMDAYCSKSDGPTMLLALLRRVARVSLDP, from the coding sequence GTGCCCGCCGCTCCGTCGATACCGCCGCTTTGGACCACCCGCGTATTTTCGTCGGTGAATCCGCCCGTTTGCGTTTTGATCATAGACGACGATCACGACCTCGCGGATGCCCTGCTAGCCGTCCTGGAAGCAGAGGGATTCGAGGCTCGGACCGCCGACTGTCCTGCATGTCTCAGGCTTATCGGCATCTGGATTCCGGACATCGTCGTCGTCGACATCGAGATGCCGATCCGGAATGGGTTTGAAGTTGCCCGCGCGATCAGGCAAGTCGCGCATATGCGTCTGGTCCCCATCATCGCCCACACCTCTCTCGCTGAAGAGGACGTCGTCAGAGAGGGCCTCGCCGCCGGCATGGATGCCTATTGCAGCAAGAGCGACGGTCCGACCATGCTCTTAGCCCTGCTTCGTCGCGTCGCGCGGGTTTCGCTCGATCCATAA